The following proteins come from a genomic window of Mycolicibacterium rufum:
- the alkX gene encoding TetR family transcriptional regulator AlkX, translating into MTITVARVSRTNDKRITYAEASRVLLRDSILDGMRELLLTRDWSAITLSDVAKAAGISRQTIYNEFGSRQGLAQGYALRLADRLVGQIQGAIIDNVGDVYAAFLQGFRDFFTESAADPLVISLLTGTSKPDLLQIITTDSAPIITHCSARLTDLFMTSWVRCSEEDAGVLARAIVRLAMSYISMPPEADHDVARDLARLMTPFAERYGVIEPG; encoded by the coding sequence GTGACCATTACAGTCGCGCGTGTGAGCAGGACCAACGACAAGCGCATCACCTACGCCGAGGCATCGCGGGTCCTGCTGCGCGATTCGATCCTCGACGGCATGCGCGAGTTGCTGCTCACCCGCGACTGGTCGGCGATCACACTGTCCGACGTCGCCAAGGCCGCCGGCATCAGCCGGCAGACCATCTACAACGAGTTCGGGTCCCGACAGGGCCTGGCCCAGGGCTACGCGCTACGGCTGGCCGACCGGCTGGTCGGCCAGATCCAGGGCGCGATCATCGACAACGTCGGCGACGTGTACGCGGCGTTCCTGCAGGGGTTCCGCGACTTCTTCACCGAATCCGCCGCCGACCCGCTGGTGATCTCGCTGCTGACCGGCACCTCGAAACCCGATCTGCTGCAGATCATCACCACCGACAGCGCGCCGATCATCACGCACTGCTCGGCGCGACTGACCGACCTGTTCATGACCAGCTGGGTGCGCTGCAGCGAAGAGGACGCGGGCGTGCTCGCCCGGGCGATCGTGCGGCTCGCGATGAGCTACATCTCGATGCCCCCCGAAGCCGACCACGACGTGGCGCGGGACCTGGCCCGGCTGATGACGCCGTTCGCCGAGCGCTACGGGGTCATCGAGCCCGGATAG
- a CDS encoding type IV toxin-antitoxin system AbiEi family antitoxin domain-containing protein translates to MVDEYVRRHDGVITLEQARDAGLSRRAVHRRVQSGRWRRCGRGVYFVDDRPFTDEARIRAAVWGYGRLAVASGLTAAWWHGLTRFAPKVAEVTVPRDSHGRRHDGTRVRRRDLPGVDVVEVNGLRVTALPLTVVEAAAQRGGGAKLMDNALQRCVDLDSLWRTHLRNRGRTGAPRSRRLLQAASDGARSEAERLLHKLLREAGITGWKANHPVGGYRVDVGFPQQRVAIEVDGFAYHSGADAFQIDRLRQNDIILARWQVLRFTWLDLTEYPERVVRLIRAAISAR, encoded by the coding sequence ATGGTCGACGAATACGTGCGCCGTCACGACGGCGTCATCACTCTTGAACAAGCGCGCGATGCCGGGCTCAGCAGGCGTGCGGTGCACAGGCGGGTGCAATCGGGCCGGTGGCGCCGCTGCGGTCGAGGTGTTTATTTCGTCGACGACCGGCCGTTCACCGATGAGGCCCGGATCCGGGCCGCGGTTTGGGGATACGGACGCCTCGCCGTTGCCAGCGGACTCACCGCAGCCTGGTGGCACGGCCTGACGCGGTTCGCGCCCAAGGTCGCCGAGGTCACCGTGCCGCGGGACAGCCACGGCCGCCGCCATGACGGGACGCGCGTCCGGCGCCGCGATCTGCCCGGCGTCGATGTCGTCGAGGTGAACGGACTGAGGGTGACGGCGCTACCCCTGACTGTGGTCGAGGCGGCCGCACAGCGTGGCGGCGGAGCCAAGCTCATGGATAACGCCCTGCAGCGTTGCGTCGATCTCGACAGCCTGTGGCGAACACACCTGCGCAACAGAGGGCGCACGGGTGCACCTCGATCGCGACGCCTCCTGCAGGCGGCCTCTGACGGGGCGCGGTCAGAAGCCGAACGCTTGTTGCACAAGCTGCTGCGCGAGGCCGGCATCACCGGGTGGAAGGCGAACCATCCTGTCGGTGGTTACCGCGTCGACGTGGGCTTTCCGCAGCAGAGGGTCGCGATCGAGGTGGACGGGTTCGCTTATCACAGCGGCGCCGACGCGTTCCAGATCGACCGCCTGCGACAGAACGACATCATCCTGGCGCGGTGGCAAGTCTTGCGCTTCACGTGGCTCGACCTCACCGAATATCCGGAGCGGGTCGTCCGCCTGATTCGCGCAGCGATTTCGGCGCGGTAG
- a CDS encoding rubredoxin has translation MSDYKLFVCVQCGFEYDEAKGWPEDGIAPGTRWEDIPEDWSCPDCGAAKSDFDMVEVSRP, from the coding sequence ATGAGCGACTACAAACTGTTCGTCTGCGTGCAGTGCGGCTTCGAGTACGACGAGGCCAAGGGCTGGCCCGAGGACGGCATCGCCCCGGGCACCCGCTGGGAGGACATCCCCGAAGATTGGAGCTGCCCCGACTGCGGCGCGGCCAAGTCGGACTTCGACATGGTGGAGGTCAGCCGACCGTGA
- a CDS encoding rubredoxin → MSTYRCPGCDYVYDETKGAPREGFPAGTAWDAIPDDWCCPDCAVREKVDFEPLTTG, encoded by the coding sequence GTGAGCACATACCGCTGCCCCGGCTGCGACTACGTCTACGACGAGACCAAAGGCGCTCCGCGCGAAGGCTTTCCGGCGGGCACGGCGTGGGACGCCATTCCGGACGACTGGTGCTGCCCGGACTGCGCGGTCCGCGAGAAAGTCGACTTCGAACCCCTGACAACCGGTTGA
- a CDS encoding alpha/beta hydrolase, translating into MAAGIGAAVLVGCGCAVASADDSATGGTDTASVQHGPRAARVEARPRARAAAERRREAAETRRVVLDNRRAARAQRAREASEATDDAPTAPGVVAPLLPLGSTPRRERDIDLDITDGPQTVTTGPPSFMDRLIIRTLQTLRHKDSAIFDGDGGNVTHTSPPKWVTRKLTITESVYAGMPVWSMASAKPTGEYVLALHGGGLVAEANIINWADYAAMARQTGATVVVPIYPLAPPKGTASVETLVPPMADYLAAMIDEHGTENVSLYGDSAGGTYAMLVAQELVRRCRADVACVLSENEPSRMVLISPVLHLTLSGPIVDDIDDPIIPPRLPPSAGGGLGADDPRVNPIMVEDLTGLPPTAIYVGTVERPYPGDLMFRDKLLAQDPDADFTVVIGDGQMHDWALGGIFVNSQARLWRPTIYRQLGLV; encoded by the coding sequence GTGGCGGCCGGAATCGGGGCTGCGGTGCTGGTGGGGTGCGGGTGCGCGGTGGCGTCGGCCGACGACTCGGCAACCGGCGGCACGGACACGGCATCGGTGCAGCACGGCCCGCGCGCCGCGCGCGTCGAGGCGCGGCCCCGGGCCCGGGCGGCGGCCGAGCGGCGGCGCGAGGCGGCGGAGACCCGGCGCGTCGTCCTCGACAACCGGCGTGCCGCTCGTGCGCAGCGGGCCCGTGAGGCGTCGGAGGCGACGGACGACGCGCCGACCGCACCGGGTGTCGTCGCCCCGCTGCTGCCGCTGGGGTCGACCCCGCGCCGCGAGCGGGACATCGACCTCGACATCACCGACGGGCCGCAGACGGTCACCACCGGGCCGCCGTCGTTCATGGACCGGCTCATCATTCGCACGCTGCAGACGTTGCGGCACAAGGATTCCGCGATCTTCGACGGGGACGGCGGCAACGTCACGCACACCAGCCCGCCGAAGTGGGTGACGCGCAAGCTGACCATCACTGAGAGCGTCTACGCCGGGATGCCGGTGTGGTCGATGGCGTCGGCGAAGCCGACGGGCGAGTACGTGCTGGCGCTGCACGGCGGCGGACTGGTGGCTGAGGCCAACATCATCAACTGGGCGGACTACGCGGCGATGGCCCGGCAGACCGGCGCGACCGTGGTGGTTCCGATCTATCCGCTGGCCCCGCCGAAGGGCACCGCCAGCGTCGAGACACTGGTACCGCCGATGGCGGATTACCTGGCGGCGATGATCGACGAGCACGGCACCGAGAACGTCAGCCTGTACGGCGATTCGGCGGGCGGTACCTACGCGATGCTGGTCGCGCAGGAGCTGGTGCGGCGTTGCCGGGCCGACGTGGCGTGTGTGCTGTCCGAGAACGAGCCGTCACGGATGGTGCTGATCTCCCCGGTGCTGCACCTGACGTTGAGCGGCCCGATCGTCGACGACATCGACGACCCAATCATCCCGCCCCGGCTGCCACCGTCGGCGGGCGGCGGACTCGGCGCCGACGATCCGCGGGTGAACCCGATCATGGTCGAGGATCTGACCGGGTTGCCGCCGACGGCGATCTACGTCGGGACGGTCGAGCGGCCGTATCCCGGGGATCTGATGTTCCGCGACAAGCTGCTCGCGCAGGATCCGGACGCCGACTTCACGGTGGTGATCGGCGACGGCCAGATGCACGACTGGGCTTTGGGTGGGATCTTCGTCAATTCGCAGGCGCGGCTGTGGCGCCCGACCATCTACAGGCAGCTCGGCCTGGTCTGA
- the ahcY gene encoding adenosylhomocysteinase yields the protein MTAPTLTADVRNGIDFKVADLSLAEFGRKEIRLAEHEMPGLMTLRREYAEVQPLKGARVSGSLHMTVQTAVLIETLTSLGAEVRWASCNIFSTQDHAAAAVVVGPHGTPEEPKGIPVFAWKGETLEEYWWAAEQMLTWPNEPANMILDDGGDATMLVLRGAQFEKAGVVPPEEDEHSDEYKVFLNLLRRSLEADKTKWTTIAESVQGVTEETTTGVLRLYQFAAQGELAFPAINVNDSVTKSKFDNKYGTRHSLIDGINRGTDVLIGGKAALVCGYGDVGKGCAEALKAQGARVAVTEIDPINALQALMDGFEVKTVEEAVGWADIIITATGNQGIITLEHMRSMKHQAILGNIGHFDDEIEMARLERDPDIRRINIKPQVDEFVFPDGHSIIVLSEGRLLNLGNATGHPSFVMSNSFSNQVIAQIELWTKNDEYDNEVYRLAKHLDEKVARIHVEALGGTLTKLTKEQAEYIGVDVEGPYKPEHYRY from the coding sequence ATGACTGCACCGACACTGACCGCAGACGTCCGCAACGGCATCGACTTCAAGGTCGCCGACCTGTCGCTGGCCGAGTTCGGCCGCAAGGAGATCCGCCTGGCCGAGCACGAGATGCCCGGCCTGATGACGCTGCGCCGCGAGTACGCCGAGGTCCAGCCGCTCAAGGGCGCCCGGGTCTCCGGCTCGCTGCACATGACCGTGCAGACCGCCGTGCTGATCGAGACGCTGACCTCCCTCGGCGCCGAGGTGCGCTGGGCGAGCTGCAACATCTTCTCCACCCAGGACCACGCGGCCGCGGCCGTCGTCGTCGGACCCCACGGCACCCCCGAGGAGCCCAAGGGCATCCCGGTGTTCGCGTGGAAGGGCGAGACCCTCGAGGAGTACTGGTGGGCAGCCGAGCAGATGCTGACTTGGCCGAACGAGCCGGCCAACATGATCCTCGACGACGGTGGCGACGCCACCATGCTGGTGCTGCGCGGCGCGCAGTTCGAGAAGGCGGGCGTGGTGCCGCCGGAGGAGGACGAGCACTCCGACGAGTACAAGGTGTTCCTCAACCTGCTGCGCCGCTCGCTCGAGGCCGACAAGACCAAGTGGACCACGATCGCCGAGTCGGTCCAGGGTGTCACCGAGGAGACCACCACGGGCGTGCTGCGGCTCTACCAGTTCGCCGCCCAGGGTGAGCTCGCCTTCCCGGCGATCAACGTCAACGACTCGGTCACCAAGTCGAAGTTCGACAACAAGTACGGCACCCGGCACTCGCTGATCGACGGCATCAACCGCGGCACCGACGTCCTCATCGGCGGCAAGGCCGCGCTGGTGTGCGGCTACGGCGACGTCGGCAAGGGCTGCGCCGAGGCGCTCAAGGCCCAGGGCGCCCGCGTGGCCGTCACCGAGATCGACCCGATCAACGCGCTGCAGGCGCTGATGGACGGCTTCGAGGTCAAGACCGTCGAAGAGGCCGTCGGCTGGGCGGACATCATCATCACCGCCACCGGCAACCAGGGCATCATCACCCTCGAGCACATGCGCTCGATGAAGCACCAGGCGATCCTGGGCAACATCGGCCACTTCGACGACGAGATCGAGATGGCGCGCCTCGAGCGGGACCCCGACATCCGCCGGATCAACATCAAGCCGCAGGTCGACGAGTTCGTCTTCCCCGACGGCCACTCGATCATCGTGCTGTCCGAGGGCCGCCTGCTGAACCTGGGCAACGCCACCGGACACCCGTCGTTCGTGATGAGCAACAGCTTCTCCAACCAGGTGATCGCCCAGATCGAGCTGTGGACCAAGAACGACGAGTACGACAACGAGGTGTACCGCCTGGCCAAGCACCTCGACGAGAAGGTCGCGCGGATCCACGTCGAGGCGCTCGGTGGCACGCTGACCAAGCTCACCAAGGAGCAGGCCGAGTACATCGGCGTCGATGTGGAGGGCCCGTACAAGCCGGAGCACTACCGCTACTGA
- a CDS encoding alkane 1-monooxygenase — protein sequence MGLIAPTALFVMLPLVWALNHWGWHGAAQVPLWIGPILLYIMLPALDLKFGPDGQNPPDEVMERLENDKYYRYCTYIYIPFQYASVIFGAYLFTASNLSWLGFDGALPWPAKIGVALSVGVLGGVGINTAHEMGHKKDSLERWLSKITLAQTCYGHFYIEHNRGHHVRVATPEDPASARFGETFWEFLPRSVFGSLRSAWELEAKRLERAGKSKWHWSNDVLNAWAMSVVFYGVLIAVFGVALIPYILISAVFGFSLLETVNYLEHYGLLRQKNENGRYERCAPVHSWNSDHIVTNLFLYHLQRHSDHHANPTRRYQTLRSMKGAPNLPSGYASMIGLTYFPPLWRKVMDHRVLEHYDGDITQVNIHPRVRDKVLARYGADS from the coding sequence ATGGGCCTGATCGCACCGACGGCGCTGTTCGTCATGCTGCCGCTGGTGTGGGCGCTCAACCACTGGGGCTGGCACGGCGCCGCGCAGGTGCCGCTGTGGATCGGCCCGATCCTGCTCTACATCATGCTGCCCGCCCTGGACCTGAAGTTCGGGCCCGACGGCCAGAACCCGCCCGACGAGGTGATGGAGCGGCTGGAGAACGACAAGTACTACCGCTACTGCACCTACATCTACATCCCGTTCCAGTACGCCAGCGTCATCTTCGGCGCCTACCTGTTCACCGCGTCGAACCTGAGCTGGCTGGGCTTCGACGGCGCGCTGCCGTGGCCGGCGAAGATCGGCGTGGCGCTGTCGGTCGGCGTGCTCGGCGGCGTGGGCATCAACACCGCCCACGAGATGGGGCACAAGAAGGACTCGCTGGAGCGGTGGCTGAGCAAGATCACCCTCGCGCAGACCTGCTACGGCCACTTCTACATCGAGCACAACCGCGGCCACCACGTCCGCGTCGCGACCCCGGAGGATCCGGCGAGTGCGCGGTTCGGTGAGACGTTCTGGGAGTTCCTGCCGCGCAGCGTCTTCGGCAGCCTGCGCTCGGCCTGGGAGCTGGAGGCCAAGCGCCTCGAGCGGGCAGGCAAGTCAAAGTGGCACTGGTCCAACGACGTGCTCAACGCGTGGGCGATGTCGGTGGTGTTCTACGGCGTCCTGATCGCGGTCTTCGGCGTCGCGCTCATTCCCTACATCCTGATCTCCGCGGTGTTCGGGTTCAGCTTGCTGGAGACCGTCAACTACCTCGAGCACTACGGGCTGCTGCGGCAGAAGAACGAGAACGGCCGCTACGAGCGCTGCGCGCCGGTGCACAGCTGGAACTCCGACCACATCGTGACCAACCTGTTCCTCTATCACCTGCAGCGCCACAGCGACCACCACGCCAACCCGACCCGGCGCTACCAGACGCTGCGCAGCATGAAGGGGGCGCCGAACCTGCCCAGCGGCTACGCGTCGATGATCGGGCTGACCTACTTCCCGCCGCTGTGGCGCAAGGTGATGGACCATCGGGTGCTCGAGCACTACGACGGCGACATCACCCAGGTGAACATCCACCCGCGGGTGCGCGACAAGGTGCTGGCGCGCTACGGGGCGGACTCGTGA